The proteins below are encoded in one region of Bacteroides uniformis:
- the greA gene encoding transcription elongation factor GreA yields the protein MAYMSEDGYKKLMAELKHLETVERPKISAAIAEARDKGDLSENAEYDAAKEAQGMLEMKINNLKLTIADAKIIDESKLKTDSVQILNKVELKNVKNGMKMVYTIVSESEANLKEGKISVNTPIAQGLLGKKVGDIAEIKVPQGMINLEVVNISF from the coding sequence ATGGCTTATATGTCAGAAGACGGCTACAAGAAATTGATGGCCGAATTGAAACACCTGGAGACGGTGGAACGTCCCAAAATATCGGCTGCCATTGCCGAAGCGCGTGACAAAGGTGATTTGTCGGAAAATGCAGAGTATGACGCTGCCAAGGAAGCTCAAGGTATGCTTGAGATGAAAATTAACAACTTGAAGCTGACCATTGCCGACGCTAAGATTATTGATGAGTCGAAGTTGAAAACCGATTCTGTACAGATTCTCAATAAGGTAGAGCTTAAGAACGTGAAGAATGGCATGAAGATGGTTTATACTATCGTTTCCGAAAGTGAAGCCAATCTGAAGGAAGGAAAGATTTCCGTCAATACTCCGATTGCACAAGGTCTGCTTGGCAAGAAAGTAGGTGACATCGCAGAAATTAAAGTTCCGCAGGGCATGATTAACCTGGAAGTAGTGAACATATCCTTTTAA
- a CDS encoding NERD domain-containing protein, whose amino-acid sequence MHIAITVIFFAVVIFIKLKMPMWKGKYSEKLVNNKIQELPEEYVVFNDLLFESNGYSTQIDHIVVSPYGVFVIETKGYKGWILGRENGEYWTQTIYKSKHQFYNPIKQNAGHVRFLHHLLKCSTDILFIPIVVFNNSAELKVHADNNIVVNRYNLKRAILQYRTAVLNQETINWIIQTINQNRIIADKEKLKQHKHNAKARQYRSSRLINQGVCPQCGGHLILRKGKYGTFYGCSNFPTCKFTINS is encoded by the coding sequence ATGCATATTGCCATCACCGTTATCTTTTTTGCAGTGGTAATCTTTATTAAATTGAAGATGCCAATGTGGAAAGGCAAGTATTCTGAAAAACTTGTGAATAACAAGATTCAAGAGTTACCAGAAGAGTATGTTGTTTTTAATGATTTACTATTCGAAAGTAACGGATATTCAACACAAATTGACCATATTGTAGTTTCACCTTATGGTGTCTTTGTAATTGAAACAAAGGGATATAAAGGTTGGATTTTGGGCAGAGAGAACGGTGAATACTGGACGCAAACCATCTATAAAAGTAAACATCAATTTTACAATCCGATAAAACAAAACGCTGGACATGTAAGATTTTTGCATCATTTGCTCAAATGTTCAACGGATATACTTTTTATTCCAATTGTCGTTTTCAATAACAGTGCGGAATTAAAAGTGCATGCTGACAATAACATAGTTGTAAACAGATATAATCTAAAACGTGCTATATTACAATACAGAACTGCTGTTCTTAATCAGGAGACCATAAATTGGATAATACAGACAATTAACCAGAATCGCATAATCGCTGATAAAGAGAAACTAAAACAGCATAAGCATAACGCAAAGGCTCGGCAATACAGAAGTTCACGCCTAATAAATCAAGGTGTTTGTCCTCAATGCGGAGGACATCTCATTTTGAGGAAAGGCAAGTACGGCACTTTCTATGGATGTTCAAACTTTCCCACATGCAAGTTTACCATAAACTCATAA
- a CDS encoding primase-helicase family protein, with protein sequence MKEEEYMRVGTTLYKVVNQPCANGGYEKKRVVWNNSTLRQDYGKNYLATVPKYDGFCTVPNHLNYQKEIEGFLNLYEPIEHKPQQGDFSHIQSLMRHIFGEQYELGMDYMQLLYLQPTQKLPIVLLVSEERNTGKSTFLNFLKAVFENNVTFNTNEDFRSQFNSDWAGKLLIVVDEVLLNRREDSERLKNLSTTFTYKVEAKGKDRTEIAFFAKFVLCSNNEYLPILIDAGETRYWVRKIMPLQSDDTNFLQKLKAEIPAFLYFLTQRELSTTQESRMWFNPRLTHTAALQKIIRSNRNRLEIEMTELLLDIMSNMNVESVSFCLNDLVTLLLYSQVKVEKYQVRKVVQEVWKLTSAHNSLSYTAYEFAPHRECHYEPKRKTGRFYTVTKEQLTAI encoded by the coding sequence ATGAAGGAGGAAGAATATATGCGCGTAGGAACAACTTTGTACAAGGTGGTCAATCAGCCATGCGCCAATGGCGGTTATGAGAAGAAACGTGTCGTATGGAACAACAGCACATTACGGCAGGACTATGGAAAGAATTATCTTGCCACCGTCCCCAAGTATGACGGCTTTTGCACCGTTCCCAACCATTTGAACTACCAAAAGGAGATTGAGGGATTTCTGAACCTTTACGAGCCTATAGAGCATAAACCGCAGCAGGGGGACTTCTCCCACATCCAATCCTTGATGCGGCACATCTTCGGGGAACAATACGAGCTGGGTATGGACTATATGCAACTGCTGTATCTACAGCCGACACAGAAGCTGCCTATTGTCCTACTTGTTTCAGAAGAACGCAACACAGGCAAAAGCACGTTCTTGAACTTCCTGAAAGCCGTGTTTGAGAACAACGTGACTTTCAACACCAACGAAGATTTCCGCAGCCAGTTCAATTCCGACTGGGCAGGAAAGCTACTAATCGTTGTGGACGAAGTTTTGCTCAACCGCAGGGAAGACAGCGAACGGTTGAAAAACCTGAGCACCACTTTCACCTACAAGGTGGAAGCCAAAGGCAAAGACCGAACGGAGATTGCTTTCTTCGCCAAGTTCGTGCTATGTTCCAACAACGAATATCTGCCTATACTCATAGACGCAGGAGAAACACGCTACTGGGTGCGGAAGATAATGCCGTTGCAGAGTGATGATACCAACTTTCTGCAAAAGCTAAAAGCGGAAATACCCGCATTTCTTTATTTCCTGACCCAAAGGGAACTATCCACAACACAGGAAAGCCGTATGTGGTTCAACCCAAGACTGACACATACCGCAGCCTTGCAGAAAATAATCCGAAGCAACCGCAACCGACTGGAAATAGAAATGACCGAGTTGTTGCTTGACATCATGTCGAACATGAACGTGGAAAGCGTATCATTCTGCCTGAACGACCTTGTAACCTTGCTACTCTATTCACAGGTCAAGGTTGAAAAGTATCAAGTGAGGAAAGTTGTGCAGGAAGTATGGAAACTTACTTCTGCACACAATTCGCTATCCTACACCGCTTATGAGTTCGCACCCCATCGTGAGTGCCACTATGAGCCGAAAAGGAAAACTGGTCGGTTTTATACGGTAACGAAAGAACAACTGACCGCTATCTAA
- a CDS encoding coiled-coil domain-containing protein: MATKSSIHIKPCNIASSEVHNRRTAEYMRNIGESRIYVVPELSTNNEQWINPDFGTPELRTHYDNIKQMVKEKTGRAMQEKERERKGKNGKIIKVAGCSPIREGVLLIRPDTTLADVRKFGEECQRRWGITPLQIFLHKDEGHWLNGQPEAEDRESFKVGNRWFKPNYHAHIVFDWMNHETGKSRKLNDEDMAAMQTLASNILLMERGQAKAVTGKEHLERNDFIIKKQKAELQRIEETKRHKEQQVSLAEQELKQVKAEIRTDKLKSAATDVATAITSGVGSLFGSGKLKDLEQSNENLRHEIAKRDKGIDELKAKMQQMQEQHSKQIRNLQGIHNQELEAKDKEISRLNAILEKAFNWFPLLKEMLRMEKLCYAIGFTKDMINSLLTKKEAIRCNGRIYSEEHKRKFDIKNDIFKVEKNPTDDSKLILTINRQPIGEWFKEQWEKLRQGLRQLAEEPRKSRGFRM; this comes from the coding sequence ATGGCAACAAAATCAAGCATACACATCAAGCCTTGCAACATCGCATCGAGCGAGGTACACAACCGAAGGACTGCCGAATATATGCGTAACATCGGGGAGTCCAGAATCTATGTCGTTCCCGAACTCTCCACCAACAACGAACAGTGGATAAATCCCGACTTCGGCACTCCCGAACTGCGAACTCATTATGACAATATCAAGCAAATGGTCAAGGAAAAGACCGGACGTGCCATGCAGGAAAAGGAAAGGGAACGCAAGGGAAAGAATGGAAAAATTATCAAGGTGGCGGGATGTTCACCCATTCGTGAAGGAGTATTGCTCATCAGACCGGATACCACACTGGCTGATGTACGCAAATTCGGTGAAGAGTGTCAAAGACGCTGGGGCATCACACCGTTGCAAATCTTCCTGCACAAGGATGAAGGGCATTGGCTGAACGGTCAACCGGAAGCGGAAGACAGGGAAAGCTTCAAGGTCGGGAACAGATGGTTCAAGCCGAACTATCATGCCCATATCGTTTTCGACTGGATGAACCACGAAACCGGAAAGAGCAGAAAGCTCAATGACGAGGATATGGCAGCCATGCAGACCTTGGCTTCCAATATACTTCTGATGGAACGTGGGCAGGCAAAAGCTGTCACTGGTAAGGAGCACTTGGAGCGAAACGATTTCATCATAAAAAAACAGAAAGCCGAACTGCAACGTATAGAGGAAACCAAACGACACAAGGAGCAACAGGTAAGCCTTGCCGAGCAAGAACTCAAACAAGTAAAAGCAGAGATACGCACGGACAAACTCAAAAGTGCAGCTACCGATGTAGCCACTGCCATAACCAGTGGTGTAGGTTCTCTTTTCGGAAGTGGAAAGTTGAAAGATTTAGAACAATCTAACGAGAATTTACGTCATGAAATTGCCAAACGTGACAAGGGCATTGATGAATTAAAAGCCAAGATGCAACAAATGCAGGAACAGCATAGTAAGCAGATTCGTAACCTGCAAGGAATACATAATCAAGAACTTGAAGCCAAAGACAAGGAAATTTCACGATTGAACGCCATTCTTGAAAAAGCGTTCAACTGGTTCCCATTGCTCAAAGAAATGTTGAGAATGGAAAAGCTCTGCTATGCCATCGGATTTACCAAAGATATGATAAACAGTCTTTTGACAAAAAAGGAAGCTATCAGATGCAATGGTAGGATTTATTCCGAAGAACACAAACGTAAGTTTGACATCAAGAATGATATTTTCAAGGTGGAAAAGAATCCAACCGATGATAGCAAACTGATACTGACCATAAACAGACAGCCGATAGGCGAATGGTTTAAGGAGCAATGGGAAAAATTAAGGCAAGGTTTGCGACAATTAGCAGAAGAACCAAGAAAAAGTAGAGGATTCAGAATGTAA
- a CDS encoding toprim domain-containing protein, with protein sequence MTIEEAKSIRIADYLHSLGYSPVKQQGINLWYKSPFREESEASFKVNTEREQWYDFGLGKGGNIIALAAHLYATDHVPYILKRIAEQTPHVRPVSFSFGKQSSSEPSFQQLEIVPLSSPALLAYLQGRGINIELAKRECSEARFTHNGKRYFAIAFPNGSGGFEVRNRYFKGCIAPKEISHIRQSGKARNTCYVFEGFMDYLSFLTLRQESCPNYPELDGQDYIVLNSVSNVNKALYPLGNYERIHCFFDNDHAGIEALQQIRKEYSRDRYIRDASQIYSGCKDLNEYLQKQVERKRQVQSVKGMSSQSPKKKNGFRL encoded by the coding sequence ATGACAATAGAAGAAGCTAAAAGCATACGAATAGCCGACTACCTGCACAGCTTGGGTTATTCACCAGTAAAACAACAAGGTATCAACCTTTGGTACAAATCTCCGTTTCGGGAAGAGAGTGAAGCATCGTTCAAAGTGAATACCGAACGTGAACAATGGTATGACTTCGGTTTGGGAAAGGGCGGAAACATCATTGCACTGGCTGCACATCTGTACGCTACCGACCATGTACCTTACATCTTGAAACGGATAGCAGAGCAGACACCGCACGTGCGCCCGGTATCTTTCTCTTTTGGAAAGCAAAGCTCTTCTGAGCCGAGCTTCCAACAGTTGGAGATTGTTCCGCTGTCATCTCCTGCCCTGCTTGCCTACTTGCAAGGTAGAGGAATTAACATAGAACTGGCGAAAAGAGAATGTAGTGAAGCACGTTTCACCCACAACGGCAAGCGATACTTTGCCATCGCCTTTCCCAATGGTTCTGGTGGGTTTGAGGTTCGCAACCGCTATTTCAAGGGCTGCATCGCCCCAAAGGAAATCTCCCACATCAGACAATCGGGGAAAGCGAGGAACACTTGTTATGTGTTCGAGGGTTTCATGGACTACCTTTCCTTTCTGACATTGAGACAGGAGAGCTGCCCGAATTATCCGGAGTTGGACGGACAGGACTACATCGTATTAAACTCCGTATCGAATGTAAACAAGGCTCTCTATCCGTTGGGCAATTACGAACGCATCCACTGCTTTTTTGACAACGACCATGCAGGCATAGAAGCTCTCCAACAAATCCGCAAGGAATACAGCAGAGACCGATACATCCGTGACGCTTCACAGATTTACAGCGGATGCAAGGACTTGAACGAATACTTACAGAAACAGGTTGAAAGAAAAAGGCAAGTCCAATCCGTCAAAGGGATGAGCAGCCAGTCACCGAAAAAGAAAAACGGCTTTCGGTTATAG
- a CDS encoding helix-turn-helix transcriptional regulator: MTDILAIIQNGNGNIKLEVTGEDLLLFSNQLISRAKHELSTAIAEARKEKYLTKEEVKKMCGVCDTTLWHWSKKNYLKPVKVGNKVRYRQSDIQRILGEHNPLI, encoded by the coding sequence ATGACAGACATATTGGCAATTATCCAAAACGGAAACGGCAACATCAAGTTGGAAGTAACAGGAGAAGATTTGCTATTATTCTCCAACCAGTTAATCAGCCGTGCGAAGCATGAACTTTCTACCGCCATTGCGGAAGCAAGAAAGGAGAAGTATCTAACCAAAGAGGAAGTGAAAAAGATGTGCGGTGTTTGTGATACCACACTCTGGCACTGGTCTAAGAAAAACTATCTGAAGCCTGTAAAGGTTGGAAACAAGGTCAGATACCGACAATCCGACATTCAGAGAATTTTAGGTGAACACAATCCTTTAATCTAA
- a CDS encoding DUF6043 family protein: MGQQEYDNFKRLIKEWLDSHPNEYADFVEEMNDKKFKGFFNIFNTAVRLVPKYKEAARKRIGDDRNPDFEELENVLLQSDLAEKIVNEFHTPNKRSIVPAMLAWLYYGRSYECMVEQGEELTKRKDIPTLYKWLVSGMVKFIIRKSIANGMRTKEDWQVFRKQQKAIEENSLVEWAIEEDEDMDEEETDMLQEEQPKTAGRKADTRTLPELLIERHDILIERIGTRLKTHATETDIARLFIALVEYRFMRKCPIKTFRNALYEQFKEQEIVHERGIQKAYRNLTSPFGNSKKLVKDIGEDHEAIEELKAYLSN; this comes from the coding sequence ATGGGACAACAGGAATATGATAATTTCAAAAGACTGATAAAGGAATGGCTCGACAGCCATCCGAATGAATATGCCGATTTTGTAGAAGAAATGAACGACAAGAAGTTCAAAGGGTTCTTCAATATTTTCAATACGGCTGTAAGGCTTGTTCCGAAATATAAAGAAGCAGCACGCAAGAGAATAGGCGATGATAGAAACCCTGATTTCGAGGAACTGGAAAATGTTCTTTTACAATCAGACCTTGCCGAGAAGATAGTGAATGAGTTTCATACCCCGAACAAGAGAAGTATTGTTCCTGCCATGCTTGCATGGCTCTATTACGGACGAAGCTATGAGTGCATGGTGGAACAGGGTGAGGAACTGACCAAAAGAAAGGATATTCCCACCTTATACAAATGGCTTGTTTCCGGCATGGTCAAATTCATTATCAGAAAAAGCATCGCCAATGGCATGAGAACCAAAGAGGACTGGCAAGTATTCAGGAAGCAACAGAAAGCCATTGAGGAAAACTCTCTCGTGGAATGGGCAATAGAAGAAGATGAAGACATGGACGAGGAAGAAACAGATATGCTGCAGGAAGAACAGCCAAAGACCGCAGGACGCAAAGCCGACACACGCACGTTGCCAGAACTTCTGATAGAAAGGCATGACATACTGATTGAAAGAATTGGCACACGATTGAAAACCCATGCTACGGAAACAGATATAGCACGACTGTTTATCGCACTGGTGGAATACCGATTCATGCGGAAGTGTCCCATCAAGACTTTCAGAAACGCACTGTACGAGCAGTTCAAGGAACAAGAAATCGTCCACGAAAGAGGCATCCAGAAAGCATACAGAAATCTCACTTCTCCGTTTGGAAACAGCAAGAAACTGGTAAAAGACATTGGTGAAGACCATGAAGCCATCGAGGAATTGAAAGCCTATCTATCCAATTGA
- a CDS encoding Fic family protein, producing the protein MEQGVWQEIELLYQKFQKLGISEAVDYDKYYLYSLITHSTAIEGSTLTELDTQLLFDEGVTAKGKPLVHHLMNEDLKQAYELAKTESGSLVPITPAFLKRLNAMLMRTTGSVHSVLGGSFDSSKGEFRLCGVTAGVGGHSYMNYLKVPAKVDELCAILQEKQKKMGTLREQYELSFNAHLNLVTIHPWVDGNGRTARLLMNYIQFCYHLFPTKIFKEDREEYILSLRQCQNEETNQPFLDFMARQLKKSLSIEIERFNVSRKKGFSFMF; encoded by the coding sequence ATGGAACAAGGTGTTTGGCAAGAAATAGAACTGTTGTACCAGAAGTTTCAAAAACTTGGTATCAGTGAAGCGGTGGACTATGACAAGTACTACCTTTATTCTCTCATTACCCATTCCACAGCCATAGAAGGCTCAACGTTGACCGAACTTGATACGCAGCTTCTCTTTGACGAGGGAGTAACAGCGAAAGGGAAACCGCTTGTACATCATCTGATGAATGAAGATTTGAAGCAAGCGTATGAACTTGCCAAAACTGAATCAGGCAGTCTTGTACCTATAACTCCTGCTTTTCTGAAAAGGTTGAATGCAATGTTGATGCGTACTACTGGCAGCGTTCACAGTGTGTTGGGCGGCTCTTTTGATTCTTCTAAAGGAGAGTTCCGTCTATGTGGTGTTACGGCTGGTGTTGGTGGACATTCTTATATGAACTATTTGAAAGTTCCTGCTAAGGTGGATGAACTTTGTGCGATTCTTCAAGAGAAGCAAAAAAAAATGGGAACACTTCGAGAACAATACGAATTGAGCTTTAATGCCCACCTTAATTTAGTAACTATTCATCCGTGGGTGGATGGCAACGGAAGAACGGCTCGATTACTGATGAACTACATCCAATTTTGTTATCACCTTTTTCCGACCAAAATATTTAAAGAAGATAGAGAAGAATATATTCTTTCCCTGCGCCAATGTCAGAATGAAGAAACTAATCAGCCGTTTTTGGACTTTATGGCAAGGCAGTTGAAGAAATCACTTTCTATAGAAATTGAACGATTCAATGTATCACGAAAGAAAGGGTTTAGTTTTATGTTCTGA
- a CDS encoding HIT family protein, with product MATIFSRIIAGEIPCYKVAEDDRFFAFLDINPLVKGHTLVIPKQEVDYIFDLNDEDLAAMHVFAKRVALAIGKAFPCRKVGEAVLGLEVPHAHIHLIPMQNEKDMLFSNPKLKLTDEEFKAVAEAIRAVL from the coding sequence ATGGCAACAATATTCAGTAGAATTATCGCAGGTGAAATACCTTGCTACAAGGTGGCGGAGGATGACAGATTCTTTGCGTTCCTTGACATCAATCCGTTGGTAAAAGGTCATACATTGGTCATTCCCAAGCAGGAAGTGGATTATATCTTCGATTTGAACGATGAGGATTTGGCGGCGATGCATGTTTTCGCCAAGAGAGTGGCACTTGCCATCGGCAAGGCCTTTCCGTGTAGAAAGGTAGGAGAAGCGGTATTGGGGCTGGAAGTGCCTCATGCGCACATACATTTGATTCCTATGCAGAACGAAAAAGATATGCTTTTCTCCAATCCCAAACTGAAACTGACGGACGAAGAATTCAAGGCTGTGGCAGAAGCTATCCGTGCAGTGCTTTAA
- a CDS encoding mannose-1-phosphate guanylyltransferase, with translation MVTNKDNFCVIMGGGIGSRFWPFSRKTLPKQFLDFFGTGRSLLQQTFDRFKQVIPMENILIVTNDLYADLVKEQLPELKPEQILLEPTRRNTAPCIAWASYHIRALNPNANIVVAPSDHLILKEGEFLAAIEKGLDFVSQSDNLLTLGIKPNRPETGYGYIQIAEAAGDNFYKVKTFTEKPELELAKVFVESGEFYWNSGLFMWNVNTIIKANEALLPELTSKLAPGKDVYGTVQEKQFIDENFPACPNVSIDFGIMEKADNVYVSLGDFGWSDLGTWGSLYDLSPKDEAGNVALKCKSLIYNSKDNIVVLPDNKLAVIDGLEGYLIAESDNVLLICKKDEEHTIRKYVNDAQIKLGEEYI, from the coding sequence ATGGTAACCAATAAGGATAATTTCTGTGTAATTATGGGCGGAGGAATCGGCAGCCGTTTCTGGCCATTCAGCCGCAAGACACTTCCAAAACAGTTTCTGGATTTCTTCGGTACAGGACGTTCCTTGCTGCAGCAAACCTTCGACCGCTTCAAGCAGGTAATCCCCATGGAAAATATACTTATCGTAACAAATGACTTGTATGCCGACCTTGTAAAAGAACAGCTTCCCGAACTTAAACCCGAACAGATTCTACTGGAGCCGACACGCAGGAATACAGCCCCCTGCATTGCGTGGGCTTCCTATCATATCCGCGCCTTGAATCCGAACGCCAATATAGTGGTAGCTCCTTCGGACCACTTAATCCTGAAGGAAGGCGAATTTCTGGCAGCTATCGAAAAAGGGCTGGACTTCGTTTCCCAATCGGACAATCTGCTGACACTCGGCATCAAGCCCAACCGTCCGGAAACCGGATATGGCTATATACAAATAGCCGAAGCCGCCGGTGATAATTTCTACAAGGTAAAAACCTTCACTGAAAAGCCCGAACTGGAACTGGCAAAAGTATTCGTGGAAAGTGGAGAATTCTATTGGAACTCTGGTCTGTTCATGTGGAACGTAAATACCATCATCAAGGCAAACGAAGCCCTGCTGCCCGAGCTGACTTCCAAACTGGCCCCCGGCAAAGATGTGTATGGAACAGTCCAAGAGAAACAATTCATTGATGAGAACTTCCCTGCTTGCCCCAATGTCTCCATAGACTTCGGCATCATGGAAAAGGCAGACAATGTATATGTGTCATTAGGCGATTTCGGCTGGTCTGATTTAGGAACCTGGGGGTCTTTGTATGATTTGTCTCCCAAAGATGAAGCAGGCAATGTAGCCTTAAAATGTAAATCCCTCATCTATAATAGCAAAGACAATATCGTGGTGCTGCCCGACAACAAACTTGCAGTTATCGACGGTTTGGAAGGTTATCTCATAGCCGAGTCGGACAATGTATTACTGATTTGCAAGAAAGATGAAGAACATACCATCCGCAAATATGTGAATGATGCCCAGATAAAACTGGGAGAGGAATACATTTAA